Below is a genomic region from Brassica oleracea var. oleracea cultivar TO1000 chromosome C9, BOL, whole genome shotgun sequence.
CACCAATCTGTGAATACTTGCTCTGAAAATTCTTCTGAGTTTGCCATCAAGGATTGTAGGAGGGTGCAAGACTTGCAGATGGATGACTTGGTGTGTGGTAGGAGCTGTTCTGCTCTCCATATTTCCCCCCAAGAAGACGCGGGTGAGCTCTGCATTATACTACATTTAATAAGACTTGCAAGTGCTGGCTTGTTCGAACGTACTAATGAAGGCTACATGACTACGGAACTTATAAATCCAAGACATGTGGATGCTTATTGTTAAAAAGATTTGCATTGATAAAAGAAATAATAACCACCACTTTTTTTTAAAAAGGAAATAGATGCTTATTGTCAGGTTCTCACAGGGGACTCATTCTACACGTGCTTTCTTCGGGGCATTTTTTCCAGAACAACTTGTTCTTTCGCTGCTGTTAAACGCCCGGGAAGTGAAACATCAGATGTAGTTGCTTGCTCTTCAACTTTGCAAGTGTTAGCAAGTCTGGCATCTGATCCCGGTGTCACAGCTTCAGGGACTTGTACACCTTCCTGTTATCAACATAACAAAGTCTGTCACCATTTATTTTTATAACCAGTAAATCCACATTAGGAGAAGTTACTAATACTCACAGGAAAGGTTGGCATAGGTGCAAGCTCTCGTGCAGGAAATATGAAGGAAATGGTAAAGGTTTGGTGGTTTGCAGTAAAATTGAAGTCTTTTAATCTGAGCTGGAAGGTATAGGTACTCCCAACAATATCAGCCAGTGATCGAGGCAGGTCAGTGTCAACCTGAGCATTAACATATCCCCTGCAAACCGGTCAAACCCATTATATATGAATCACTTTGCACAAGTAATAATAGACGCTGATATTTAGAGGTTTATTATAGGTCATACCACAATCTGTGCAGCCTCAGAAGCTTCAATGCCAGTCATTTTAGTCACCTTCATATCAAAGCCAAGGAAAGCCGATGTGCCAGTGTCGTCTAACACAGAAAGTATCGCCATGTACCTGTCGTAAGGGAAATAATATTTGGTTTTTGCTTCCAATACACAGAAATTCAAAGTTAAAAATTACTTACCTGAGTTCAGCCACAACATTAGTTTTATTGCAGGCGACACATGTGAAGAAAGATTCCTCTCGGACGAGTTTCTTTGACCACCCGAAGCAGCCAATATAACACCAACCCTCATCTTTCTGAATCGCGGTCACTACAGAGAAACTCAATGATCTGTAAAGTTTAGGAGAAGAACACAATTCTGAATTATATTCTCAAAGAGTCCTAAATTTGAATATAACAGAATTTACCTGAGGATCAGCAGTGATAATAAAACATTTAAAAAGCTACATTTGTCTTCTACCCTGGGTTTTAAATAGCGATTTTGAGGATTGTGCTTGTGGAGAAGAGGTACAGAAAGTTTTCAAATACTCGTAGAGCCGTCAAACTGTAGATGCTTTCGACGTGAATCTTTTGAACGACGTTGAAGTGAACAACTGAGGTTGCATCATTCACTACTCCTTCTCCAAGGACTAAGCTGTATAGCAATGGAGTCTCATCTTGAAGGAGAATATGTAATGTTAGCATGGATATTGTAAAATCTTGTAAACATACAAGCTTGAGAAGAAGGAATCTCAGGACAGAGATACTCTTTTAAAAAATCAAGAACCTGTAGAGTGCAAACAGTATCAGTTGATGAGAATATGGTTCGGATGGCTGAATCAAGAAAAGAAAACATTCACTCTCAAAACCATCTAAAACAATAAGATAAAAAATAAAATAAATGCTACAGATAAAAGACAATATAAGGTCTCACCAAGATAGTCTCGAGCAGTCAATCCCTTGAATCCCAACTTGGGAAACAGCCACCAAGTGCCTGGTTCAGATGATGATTTAAAGTTTGCATCATCATGGTCGTCAGTCAAGGCATACAAGTTTGAAGAATGTAAAAAGGATTTTTACCAAACGAAATAATGGTAGTAGAGATGAAAACATCAATCACACCAAAGGACAGGATGGTTAAAAAGCTGTATAAAAGGTTTGAGTTGCTGTGGGATGCGAAGAGGTCGATTGAATGAATGCTTCCCAGTGGAAATGGTGTGGTGGGTTAATCATGCAAAAACTCAGAGTCAGTCACGGATTAATGGAAGTTTGAGACCCAACAGAGGAGATCGGAACGGTGATTTAGTTTCTGGAGTTTTCATCGGGCAGTCTACGTAGGTCGCTAGCAAAGAAGAAGAATCCTAAAATTAGTGAGCTCATAATATTTCAAAGGATTGGGCTTATCATAATGTTTCAAGAGGCCCAATCATAAGCTGTAAAAATAGCTCAGTCCAAATAGCGGATGAGATAACCGGAATAGAAAAAATAAATTCAGACGACGCAGTTGGTTTGGCGAGGCGACACGTGGCGAAAAAAGCTCCACTCTCCATGAGGACGTGGAGGAAAGAGGAGAGAGCATAGTCTACTTTATTGTATAAGATATGAAATCACATTTATTAAATGACAGTATGCAAGTATGACGCATCTAACATAAACCGATTGTAAAAAATATTCTTAAAAGCCTAAAGTATAAAGGGAAATTTGCCAAAACGGAACAAAAAAATAGCATGGTTGTCCATTTGGTAAAATACTATCATTAAGTTGTCCTTTTAGTATAATGTTTTTCATAATACCAAAACTAACACTTGATTAATCAAATTAAATACATTAAACACAATTTAAAAGCTTAACTGAACTTTAAAAAGTTTAATAAAAAGGAAAAAAATGTTTTAATTTAAAAGTTTTATTTTTTATTAAAATGTTTAATAAAACTAAAAAGTCATAAACGTTTTAATTTTTTTATAAAAACAAAACTATGTAAAACATTTTTTATAATGTTTATTTAATGTTTTATTAAAAACTTTCTTATAAAGTTTTATTTTTATTTTATAAATTTTATTTTTATTAAAGTTTATTAAAAACGTTTTACAAAGTTTTATTTTTATTTTTCTACAAACGTTTTAAAAATGTTAAAATTAAAAAAATTATTATTTTTATTAAAAGGTTTAACAAAAAGGAAAGAACATTATTAAAAAAAAGTTTAATAAAAAGGGAAAAAACGTTTCTGACGAGGTAAATCAACCTATACACATTTTAGGGAAGTTAGAATATTTTCTTAACTGAAATTTCCTTAATTTTCGCAAAAACATGTTTTCTTAACCGTAGAAAACACCTTCTACACTGTATAGAATAATGACAAAAGTTCAGAATGTAATTTCTACCTCATGTAGACGTACGAGTAGTGTTTAGATTTGGCATTCCGAGAATTTTAGAATATTTCATAAAAGTAGAAACTGCATTATGGAGAAAAGTAGATATTATTACAATTAGTAGAATTCGAATTCCCCATATTTAGAATTTTAATTAAAAGTAGATTGTTCGTTCTAGAAAAAGTAGATGAACTTGTATAATCTAGAATTCGTTTTCTATTAACTCATTTTCTGTAGAAGACAAAATCTAATTTTAGTAGAACATAATTTAAATTTTTTATTTATTAAGTTTTTCAACTAAAAAAATATCATTTTGTGTATATGGGTGTTTTATTAATTGTTTATATTTTTAATAATTTTTTATTCATGAAACTATTTATTTAATTAAATTTCAGAAATTGAAAAGGTAAATGAAAGACAAAATGGACAAAAATGGTTTTATATCAAAGGGATAACCATGCTACTTTTTGTTCTGTTTTGGCAATTTTTCCATGTATAAATTAGTATCTAAGACTATAAATTTTAGTTACTTATAATTTAGTGCTTGTAATTTTCTTTTAAAAAAAGGTTACACGTATAGATGGAACTATTTAACTTTAAAACTATATCACTGATCTTTCAATATCTCATTAATATTTTTGAACTTGGTATAATTTGAGATAGCACTGAAACTATGTATTATCATTATTTTATATGTATACTAATAAGATATATTAGCGTTCCAAAAAAAAGTAATAAGATATATTAAGAGATGTTAATGCATACATTTAGAATAAAAAGGCAAACATAAAATGAAACATAACCAATTAACCATGTTGTAATAAGAGATATATATGTAAGCTTTGTTGATAGAAGGAAAACATCAACAAAGCTTTTCAAAAATTCAGAATTCAAGTTCATCAATCTCATCATCTCGCCAATGCTTAGACCAGGGCAAGCCCCGTTTCTCTTCGCAGAAGCTGCAACCTTGAGTACATGTGATAAATTTATCAAGCTTCTGCGACGCTGCTTGTACATAATTGTCAATAGGCAACGGGTCACCATACGAGCCACGTCTTTGCAATGTTTGGAGGCCTGTGATTAGCAATAGTACTCCTGTAGTTTTGACGAAAGAGCATCGCAAACTCAACCTCTTCAGATTCTTGAACTCACGATTAATTCCACTCACATACTCTATCCAACCCTAAAAGTATCTAAGTTTATATTAGTAAAGTTTGAAATTTTGGGCTAAATCCTTATGGGAATAAAGTTTGTTTGGGACTCGTTGGATCAGGTTTGGGCTAACCTAAAAACTAAAATAAACATTTCGTCTAAATAGAGTTTTGTTTAAAGTTTTAAAATTTGAAATATTATTTATTCATTTTTTATTTATCAGATTTTTATAATATTGTATTTGTATTTTTGTTTTTTTTTTTGAGAAAACAAGTAAAGGATTAAGTACCACTAGACCACACTATAACTTTAATATTTGTATTTTTGTTTGTAACAAATATTTTGAAGATAAATATTCAGGTGCTAAATGAAAGTTAGATTTTGTCGAAAAGATAATCATGCGTTTTAAAAGCATAGATGGTTTTTAAGCAAAAAAAAAAATTGAATCTGCGTTGATTATTGCACTATGCTTTTAGGTTTAGGGTACATAAAATATTATATTAGAGGGAAAAAATTTAGAAAAGAAAATGCTGAATGAGATTCATGTTTTTTTTAATATCAGGAGGTTTTGGGCCGAAGCCCATAATCCTCTCTAACCCTTAGATAACATGCATGCATGTTATATTAATTTCATCCCAGTGGTCAGTCGAACTAGGAACCTCGGGCACAATGGTCATGGTCCTTTCCAGTTGAGCTAATGACCTCTGGTAATGAAATTCATGTTATCAAAAGAACTACTTCAAAGCCTGTTCACATTGGAACGGGAAAGTCTAACGGATAAAAATCAGAGACTTGTTCTTTTGTATCTTGTGCAATACGTTTTTCCAGATCACACCATACAACATATAGAGAAAACGGAATGTTTTTTTTTTTGTGTGTAAATGTTAAGATTTATACCACTTTTTTAGAGTTTACAATGTTGTGAAACACAACTTATTACAAAAACATAAGAAGAAAACAGAGAGGAAGGAGCAAAAGAAAAGAGAGAAGAGAGTAGCATTAACTATAAGGGGATAGAAACTAAAAGTACAACTCAAGAAGAGAGGGAGCAACAACAGCAGCCGTTGGGCGAGACAAAGACAGCAGTCTATCACGCATGGCTCGATCGACGACATGGAAGAACGCCTCCTGGGTCAGTGTTATGCTTTTGAAGATGCGGGCATTCCGTTCACGCCAGAGGGAGTAGATGATGACTTGATTCAGAAGCTTCAGGACTATTACAGCACGAGCAACATGGGGGCCTTGAATATGTTGGCACGAGTCAAGGACTGCCGCTAACGAAGCCGGGGGAGACGCCATGTACCTGCCATAAAAACGAGACCAAGTAGCAGCCGCAAAAACACACTCAAAGCAAAGATGGCTATTAGAGTCATCAGCTGCAGAGCATAGGACACAACCTGTTGGAACAGATAGCCCCCACGAGATCAAGCGGTCCCTCGTAGGTAATCTTCCAAGATAGGCAGTCCAAGTTATAAAGGAACAAGGAGGGAGCTCCTCTTTGAACCACACGACGGACTGCCAGGGAACTAAAGGGCTAGGCATACGGATCATCTCCCAAGTAACACGAGCAGAGAAAGACGGACCAAAGCCGCCAGATTGATTACGCCACAAATAAACATAACCACCACTTTCAGCAGACGGGACCGACATAGTCGATAGAATGATCTGTAGAGTCTTAGCCGATTCAGAGCGAGCTGGTGGTAGGTTCCAGTTTCCATTACTAACCGCCTGAGAGACAGTAGCATTGAGAGGTATTCTCAGAGACCGAGCCCCTGAAGAACCAAACATGAGATGTAGTGGACCTAGCTCTGTCCAGTAATCATACCAAAAGGAGGCTGTATTCCCGTCACCAACATTACATCGGAGAAAGGTTTGAAGCTCATGCTTCAGCTGAAGCATGCTTCTCACAGTCCTAGAGAATCTAGGCGAATCATTTATTAGCCAAAAACTCCTGCCTCCAAACCTATTATTGGTTAACCATGGAACCCACAAAGAACCCGAGCCATAGAAGAACAACCAAACTCGTTTTCACCTGAAAACCATCTCAAGCTCTTCAAGCTTCTTGATCCCAAGACCACCCTCAGATTTTGGTTTGCAAATATTTTCCCAGGAAACTCTTGCCCCTGTAGCTGAACTGGTGCTATTTTTCCAAAGAAAACCGGAGCATAGAGAGTCCACTTTGGCATAGAACCATTTAGGCAAGACAAAAATAGAACTCCAGAAGTTAACCATACTGTATATGACAGAGTAAATCATCGTAACTTTTCCTCCAAATGATAAGAATTTAACCGTCCAGGAGTGAAGCTTTGAAGTGATGCGATCAAGAAAAGGTTGGAGAGTAGATGCAGAGATCCTTTTAGGACTAAGAGGCAACCCAAGATATCTAGTTGGAAACTCCCCTCGTCGGAAGCCTGGGAAAACAGAATGTTCATCGTCACATTAAGGAACGCAACCAGTTTTGGTAGACTCGGCCAAAGTATAGACAAAAAAAGGGGCAAAACCAAAAATGAGGAAGATTTTCTAATACGTCATCTATTCTTCAAGTACTTCATTTCAATCACGGGTAACTTTGGATTTCTTTCCAAATGTGTGATTGAAAAGTAAGTATACTTTGATGACATATGTAATCAAATTAATTTTTGTAAACCTTCCAACATATATAAAAATCACGATGCCACCGTTTCTTGCAAGAAAGTGAATCCCTTTGTTTAGATTTTACGGACAATTCTCATCGAAATCAAAGGAGCAGTGAAAAAAGCGCAGTAACCGTAATCATCATATTATGCACTCGCATAAACAAACCTACATAGTACTATTGGTGGAAGTTTAGATCTTAAGAGCAGCTCAATTCTTATAAGTCAAGCAAACTCATGTGAGACGACCGTTCTTTTAGGATCTTTACCTTAAAGCATGGATCAAATTGACTCTTTAGTTTAAATATAAGTACATGAATGCATTCACTCGCTCTTGTATACGCGTCTGCATTTATGTGGAGATATAATATATGGTTTTTTTTCCATCTTGAACTTTCCTCCCTCGATTCATTTAACCCAATCAAGAAAAGAGTGCACAGAGTTGACCTTCCTTTAATACCAGGGGCATTCTCGCGGAATATTATTTCATTGTTATTAAGTATGATATTTAATTATGTGATTTTCTTTATTTGTTAAGAGAATTATTTGGTATTTTTGTTGTTTTATGTAGTAGTAGGTGATAAATTAATATATTATGTGTTTGTTTTTTCAATAATGTGTTGTTGTGTGTATAATATTAATTGTTAGTGGTGAAGTGAGTCTCTGATGATATTGAATTTTAATAACTTGCTTTTATGAATTTGTTGATTCTAAGATTAACGGTTTTGATTTCAAAATTGTATTCTTTTTTATATATTTTGGAACATTATTCTTTTAAGATGTTTTGTGCCCTCTCCCCATATTTTGACCGCGAACCGTCACCATTTATGTATTTCGTTTATCTTTCTGGTGTGCTGTACTTCTCACTATTTCCAAAAAAGACTCACCTTCGTGCTCTTATTCTTCCTCGCCTTCTTTTCCTGTGAGATTATCTGATATTTTTTGTAAATCGGGTTTATGAATTTTCATTTGTGCGGTTGTTTCTCACGCGTTGTAGGCTGTTCCGGTCAATATTGGCGCTCCTCTTCTTCTTTAGATTTTGGCTTATGTTAGGAGCTGCATCCCCTTGGGTTGGGACAAATTTTAGTCGTCTTTGATGTTGTCTTCCCCGTCGTTGGTTTGTCGTCAATAATCCCTGTTCGTCTTGGTTTTCAAGATCTGATTTTTGGTGATCTAACATTTATGTTCTCTTTCATAGCTCGAGTACGGTTCCATGGTTTGTTGATTTTGTTTCGTCTCCCCTTTTTTTAAGAAAATATTGGGTTAAATTGCAGTTATCTAAAAGAAGAAGAACCTAAAATGTAAAAAAAAAAATATGTTGACACATGTCATCAAACCCCTTTTCCTCGTATCAAAATAAGAGAAAAAAATCTACTTTATATATAGATAGATAGATAGATATATATATTCCAATCTATGACTCTGTACGAAGAGCGTTTCTTTTATAAACTTAAATTTGTTCTCTCTTTTTTATCTTTTAGTTAATCATACGTTGAGGTACACCATATCCTATTTATACATATGGTCAATAAGTTAAGGCAGACCATACCCTATCAACTTATAAGACAAATTTGCATTATTATATATTATATACAGTAAAGTCGGTTCTGATTTTGTTCTGGATGAGAAACATTTAAGAAAATTCCAAGAAACACTGTCCACCCTTACATGAAATCTAAGTTGGTCTTTCCGTAATAACTTTAACTTCTCGACAACCTATACATGCATATACTGAATGCATGTGCGTATAATATTATAATGTTATATATAGTTTCCAGACCCTTTATCGAAACTGAAGTTATAAATGGTTGATTCTTTTTTAAGTCTTGTTCATTTGATTTTTAAGCAGA
It encodes:
- the LOC106314729 gene encoding uncharacterized protein LOC106314729 — encoded protein: MLQLKHELQTFLRCNVGDGNTASFWYDYWTELGPLHLMFGSSGARSLRIPLNATVSQAVSNGNWNLPPARSESAKTLQIILSTMSVPSAESGGYVYLWRNQSGGFGPSFSARVTWEMIRMPSPLVPWQSVVWFKEELPPCSFITWTAYLGRLPTRDRLISWGLSVPTGCVLCSAADDSNSHLCFECVFAAATWSRFYGRYMASPPASLAAVLDSCQHIQGPHVARAVIVLKLLNQVIIYSLWRERNARIFKSITLTQEAFFHVVDRAMRDRLLSLSRPTAAVVAPSLLELYF